In Streptomyces alboniger, the following are encoded in one genomic region:
- a CDS encoding ATP-binding protein yields the protein MRRNGFTLVGRERQLEDLVTPLRALPSVVMVEGEAGSGKSRLVREAEQLLTADGTQVATGLCCPLREPFPYGPVLQAVGQAAERLPADCLLTPETRTLASFLPGLAPHVDDSRQAAGAMPERHRLLLGIRDVLRAVEPVVLVIEDMHWADEATRELLFLIAREPPPGLGLVLTYRAEDLPPTEPVLGSAYRRPIGVSGGEIRLQPLSEQEVTTLASGVVGRVAGRALGQVLHRRSAGLALAVEEDLLTLLDRRKKNAPQGLEQETEALGRSPVPRSLREAVHERLAVLPEPAARVVEAAAVLAVPATQDVLAEVAGLEADQATTALTQALHRALLHEPEPAKYAFRHVLAQQAVYGDLPGPRRLQLHRRAHGVLRGQQRPPLVQIAHHTKALGDKETWLREAEEAAREAVAVGDDGVASQLLHGILGAEGVRPQARSHAALALSDIAHKFTRFAHHLAIMRRLVDDPTLPALTRGRVRLTLAAVLMNHAGDVASFRELMKATEELEPWPALAASGMLNAIFYERVQTPAEIALCVDRAETALRGCRDEGRLAELEGAKLFLMARDGHPALWERVDALPRTSPHPEARRQRLIALYNVGTNALNRGEDARAAALLHETVRLTTDGVNPSLECFARAQLLRYDWLSGAWDGLEERLDELNTSCPDMAIAQREQALLGGSLAASKGQWAKAMEHLEFARGAGERIGGTLCALHAAAATAEVHLARDEPDRAWEALGPAIRLLQSSSSWYKLLGVVQAAVRAALRTGHRAAAQQVVEQALAAQESYIAPAADAELCVARGLLEQDSDPDGAARWFRRARDMWRAIGRPYPAARAVELLAHCHDGPRAHVDTSSLGEALDTYSRLGATADLARCRHALREAGAKRPATPGRRGYGEGLSPREAEVARLLAEGASNRDIAQALCLSVRTVEHHVARTLKKLRVDHRAEVSAALRRGP from the coding sequence ATGCGGCGAAATGGTTTCACTCTGGTCGGCCGCGAGCGGCAACTCGAAGACCTCGTCACCCCGCTGCGGGCTCTCCCCTCAGTGGTCATGGTCGAGGGCGAGGCGGGATCCGGCAAGTCACGGCTGGTGCGCGAAGCGGAGCAACTCCTCACGGCCGACGGTACGCAAGTGGCGACAGGCCTGTGCTGCCCACTGCGCGAGCCGTTCCCGTACGGCCCCGTTCTCCAGGCGGTCGGCCAGGCGGCGGAGCGGCTCCCCGCGGACTGTCTCCTGACCCCCGAGACCCGGACGCTGGCCTCCTTCCTCCCCGGCCTGGCGCCGCACGTCGACGACTCACGGCAGGCGGCCGGCGCGATGCCCGAGCGGCACCGGCTCCTCCTCGGCATCCGAGACGTGCTGCGCGCGGTCGAACCGGTGGTGCTGGTCATCGAGGACATGCACTGGGCGGACGAGGCCACCCGGGAACTCCTGTTCCTCATCGCCCGGGAACCCCCGCCCGGCCTCGGCCTCGTCCTGACGTACCGCGCGGAGGACCTGCCGCCCACCGAGCCGGTCCTGGGCAGCGCGTACCGCAGGCCGATCGGTGTGTCGGGCGGCGAGATCCGGCTCCAGCCGCTCAGCGAACAGGAGGTCACGACCCTGGCGTCGGGAGTCGTGGGGCGCGTCGCGGGCCGCGCTCTGGGGCAGGTCCTGCACCGGCGCAGCGCCGGTCTCGCCCTGGCGGTGGAGGAGGACCTGCTCACGCTCCTGGACCGGCGCAAGAAGAACGCGCCGCAAGGGCTCGAACAGGAGACGGAGGCCCTGGGCCGGTCACCCGTGCCGCGCTCCCTGCGGGAAGCCGTCCACGAGCGGCTCGCCGTGCTGCCGGAGCCCGCCGCCCGCGTCGTGGAGGCCGCGGCCGTCCTCGCGGTGCCCGCCACCCAGGACGTCCTGGCGGAGGTGGCCGGCCTTGAGGCCGATCAGGCCACCACCGCGCTCACCCAGGCCCTGCACCGAGCGCTCCTGCACGAGCCGGAACCCGCCAAGTACGCCTTCCGCCACGTACTCGCGCAGCAAGCCGTGTACGGGGACCTCCCCGGCCCGAGGCGACTGCAACTGCACCGGCGGGCACATGGCGTACTGCGCGGACAGCAGCGGCCTCCGCTGGTCCAGATCGCCCACCACACCAAGGCGCTGGGGGACAAGGAGACGTGGCTGAGGGAGGCCGAGGAAGCGGCCCGCGAAGCCGTCGCCGTGGGGGACGACGGCGTCGCCTCCCAACTCCTGCACGGCATCCTCGGCGCGGAGGGAGTGCGACCGCAGGCCCGCTCACACGCCGCCCTCGCCCTCTCCGACATCGCGCACAAGTTCACCCGCTTCGCGCACCATCTGGCCATCATGCGGCGGCTCGTGGACGACCCCACGCTCCCCGCCCTGACCCGCGGCCGGGTCAGGCTCACCCTCGCCGCGGTCCTCATGAACCACGCGGGTGACGTGGCCTCGTTCCGAGAGCTGATGAAGGCCACGGAGGAACTCGAACCGTGGCCCGCTCTCGCCGCGTCCGGCATGCTCAACGCGATCTTCTACGAGCGCGTCCAGACCCCCGCCGAGATCGCCCTGTGTGTGGACCGGGCCGAGACGGCCCTGCGGGGCTGCCGGGACGAGGGGCGGCTGGCCGAACTGGAGGGCGCCAAGCTGTTCCTGATGGCCAGGGACGGTCACCCCGCACTGTGGGAACGGGTCGACGCCCTCCCGCGCACCTCGCCGCACCCCGAGGCACGAAGGCAGCGGCTCATCGCCCTGTACAACGTCGGAACGAACGCGCTGAACCGGGGGGAGGACGCGCGCGCCGCCGCGCTGCTGCACGAGACCGTCCGGCTTACCACCGATGGTGTCAACCCGTCCCTGGAGTGCTTCGCCCGGGCCCAGCTCCTGCGATACGACTGGCTCTCCGGCGCGTGGGACGGCCTTGAGGAGCGCCTCGACGAACTGAACACGTCGTGCCCCGACATGGCGATCGCACAGCGCGAGCAAGCACTTCTCGGCGGGAGCCTGGCGGCGAGCAAAGGGCAGTGGGCCAAGGCGATGGAGCACTTGGAGTTCGCCCGCGGCGCGGGGGAACGCATCGGCGGGACGCTGTGCGCCCTGCACGCGGCGGCGGCCACCGCCGAGGTCCATCTCGCCCGCGACGAGCCGGACAGGGCCTGGGAAGCGCTCGGTCCCGCGATCCGGCTGCTCCAGTCCTCCTCCAGTTGGTACAAGCTCCTGGGGGTGGTGCAGGCGGCGGTCCGAGCGGCCCTGAGGACCGGTCACCGCGCGGCGGCGCAACAGGTGGTGGAGCAAGCGCTGGCAGCACAGGAGAGCTACATCGCGCCGGCCGCGGACGCCGAACTGTGCGTGGCTCGCGGCCTACTGGAACAGGACTCCGACCCCGACGGCGCGGCCCGGTGGTTCCGGCGGGCCCGCGACATGTGGCGTGCCATCGGCCGGCCCTACCCCGCTGCCCGGGCCGTCGAGCTGCTCGCCCACTGCCACGACGGTCCGCGGGCCCACGTGGACACCTCCTCCCTCGGCGAGGCGCTCGACACCTACAGCAGGCTCGGGGCCACCGCCGACCTCGCCCGGTGCCGGCACGCCCTGCGGGAGGCGGGCGCGAAACGTCCCGCCACCCCCGGACGGCGCGGCTACGGCGAGGGTCTCTCGCCGCGGGAGGCCGAAGTGGCCCGGTTGCTCGCCGAGGGCGCGAGCAACCGTGACATCGCCCAGGCGCTCTGCCTCTCGGTGCGCACGGTCGAGCACCACGTCGCCCGGACGCTGAAGAAACTCCGGGTCGACCATCGCGCCGAGGTGTCCGCGGCGCTGCGGCGCGGACCATAG
- a CDS encoding MATE family efflux transporter, whose product MPPKPDSPAAPEAPHRDAPPSALATLLGDSRALATLAVPLILTQLAQVALTTTDTVMMGLLGTQELAAGGLAIVIFNQLRTMGVGLVTSVGNQIAAAAARAEKAGEEGAGGDHEEVRGIVRASMAVATLAGLVGAVLMVLIGQCLTWLGQDAAVVDRTQTMLIALAPGLLPCLWFQAIRQFTVGMRRPQALLRITIASIAVNAGLNWVLIHGTWGLPKLGLTGIGVATSTVYLLSFLALYASAKRDAALAPLLTLNAAKADPAAVKRLIGLGVPIAATYGSEAGFFSVTALMAGAFGPAALAAHTAVNQLVYIVFQVAVGLSHAASINVSRELALGRFDDARRIKNTALACAAAVMAVVGIAYLTVPRLVLAPFMDSGSDRALTIATHLLIVTAFLQFFDCAQNIGVGLLRGLDDTKSGFRITVIGYWAVGLPAAWLLSHPLGLETVGIWLGLLTGLATTAVLLLRRYGSSLAAREAAAPTA is encoded by the coding sequence ATGCCCCCCAAGCCCGACTCGCCCGCCGCTCCCGAAGCCCCCCACCGGGACGCGCCGCCCTCGGCGCTCGCCACACTGCTCGGCGACAGCCGCGCGCTGGCCACGCTCGCCGTTCCGCTCATCCTCACCCAGCTCGCCCAGGTCGCCCTGACCACCACCGACACGGTGATGATGGGCCTGCTCGGCACCCAGGAGCTGGCCGCGGGCGGCCTCGCCATCGTCATCTTCAACCAGCTCCGCACGATGGGTGTCGGCCTGGTCACCTCGGTCGGCAACCAGATAGCCGCGGCCGCCGCGCGCGCCGAGAAGGCCGGGGAGGAGGGTGCGGGGGGCGATCACGAGGAGGTCCGCGGGATCGTCCGCGCGAGCATGGCCGTCGCCACGCTCGCCGGGCTCGTCGGTGCCGTCCTCATGGTCCTCATCGGCCAGTGCCTGACCTGGCTCGGCCAGGACGCCGCCGTCGTCGACCGCACGCAGACGATGCTGATCGCGCTGGCGCCCGGCCTGCTGCCGTGTCTGTGGTTCCAGGCGATCCGCCAGTTCACCGTCGGCATGCGCCGCCCGCAGGCCCTGTTGCGCATCACGATCGCCTCGATCGCGGTCAACGCCGGCCTCAACTGGGTGCTCATCCACGGCACGTGGGGCCTTCCGAAGCTCGGCCTGACCGGCATCGGCGTGGCCACGTCCACGGTCTATCTCCTGTCGTTCCTCGCGCTGTACGCCTCCGCCAAGCGCGACGCCGCCCTGGCGCCGCTGCTCACGCTGAACGCCGCCAAGGCCGATCCCGCCGCCGTGAAGCGGCTGATCGGGCTCGGGGTGCCGATCGCCGCGACGTACGGCTCGGAGGCGGGGTTCTTCTCCGTGACGGCGCTGATGGCGGGCGCGTTCGGGCCGGCGGCGCTCGCCGCGCACACGGCCGTCAACCAGCTCGTGTACATCGTCTTCCAGGTCGCCGTCGGCCTCTCGCACGCCGCGTCCATCAACGTCAGCCGGGAGCTGGCGCTCGGCCGCTTCGACGACGCGCGGCGCATCAAGAACACCGCGCTGGCGTGCGCGGCGGCCGTCATGGCTGTCGTGGGCATCGCCTACCTCACCGTGCCGCGCCTGGTCCTGGCCCCCTTCATGGACTCCGGCTCCGACCGCGCGCTGACGATCGCCACGCATCTGCTGATCGTCACGGCGTTCCTTCAGTTCTTCGACTGCGCGCAGAACATCGGCGTGGGCCTGCTGCGCGGTCTCGACGACACCAAGAGCGGCTTCCGCATCACGGTCATCGGCTACTGGGCCGTCGGCCTGCCCGCGGCCTGGCTCCTCTCCCACCCGCTGGGCCTGGAGACGGTCGGCATCTGGCTCGGCCTCCTCACCGGCCTCGCCACGACGGCGGTCCTGCTGCTGCGGCGGTACGGTTCCTCGCTCGCGGCGAGAGAGGCGGCGGCGCCCACAGCCTGA
- a CDS encoding cysteine synthase family protein — MPGALQRPAVVSHVSDLIGRTPLLELATTETGSRLLLKLEMFNPTGTAKIRMARQMVLDAEERGELRPGGRIIESTSGNTGLGLAVVAAERGYTFTAVVDHHACTDKLRAMKALGTELVYVDEGGESEELATAAREELAEEMARGKDNTIFTEQHNNPSNGVGYFPVAHELHEALDGRIDVLIGAVGTGGALCGTTRELRKLVPDFATVGVEPKGSIAFGGPAHDYYQSGTGTPEGAEIGALVDFDLIDEGVKVGDVEAFATCRAVARTGLLIGGSAGGVVYEALTRLGTLPPGSTMVALINDGGEKYLDTVFDDAWMNARNLLDPDAEREIDELLTKLRRNR, encoded by the coding sequence ATGCCCGGAGCCCTTCAGCGCCCCGCCGTGGTCTCCCACGTGTCCGACCTCATCGGCCGCACCCCCCTTCTGGAGCTCGCCACCACCGAGACCGGCAGCCGGCTGCTGCTGAAGCTGGAGATGTTCAACCCCACCGGCACCGCGAAGATCCGCATGGCCCGGCAGATGGTCCTCGACGCCGAGGAGCGCGGCGAGCTGCGCCCGGGCGGCCGGATCATCGAGTCCACGTCCGGCAACACCGGCCTCGGTCTCGCGGTCGTGGCCGCCGAGCGCGGCTACACCTTCACCGCCGTCGTGGACCACCACGCCTGCACGGACAAGCTGCGCGCGATGAAGGCCCTCGGCACGGAGCTGGTCTACGTCGACGAGGGCGGGGAGAGCGAGGAGCTGGCCACCGCCGCCCGCGAGGAACTCGCCGAGGAGATGGCGCGCGGCAAGGACAACACGATCTTCACGGAGCAGCACAACAACCCGAGCAACGGCGTCGGCTATTTCCCCGTCGCCCACGAGCTGCACGAGGCCCTCGACGGCCGGATCGACGTGCTCATCGGGGCGGTCGGCACGGGCGGCGCCCTGTGCGGCACCACCCGTGAACTGCGCAAGCTCGTACCGGACTTCGCGACGGTCGGGGTCGAGCCCAAGGGGTCGATCGCGTTCGGTGGGCCCGCCCACGACTACTACCAGTCCGGCACGGGTACGCCGGAGGGCGCCGAGATCGGGGCGCTCGTCGACTTCGACCTCATCGACGAGGGCGTCAAGGTCGGGGACGTCGAGGCGTTCGCGACCTGCCGCGCCGTGGCCCGCACCGGGCTGCTCATCGGCGGCTCGGCGGGCGGTGTGGTGTACGAGGCACTGACCCGCCTGGGCACGCTCCCCCCGGGCAGCACTATGGTCGCCCTCATCAACGACGGCGGCGAGAAGTACCTGGACACCGTCTTCGACGACGCCTGGATGAACGCCCGCAACCTCCTCGATCCCGACGCGGAACGCGAGATCGACGAGCTCCTCACCAAGCTCCGCAGGAACCGATGA
- a CDS encoding amino acid decarboxylase: MAVSGAEVSAGLPALPDPATDSVLASGLVEELSYAFGGPFHFLLPDAFDANLRAMRGALEDAGVAGFVYYAKKANKAAVWVERCAAQGAGVDVASLGELREALGHGVPGEHLVVTGPAKAHDLLRLAVRQGALIAVDALDELDALLSLVAGEGAGHVTRPARVLLRALPPGQPHSRFGLTEAELATAMDRCAHAGETALRMEGFSFHLSGYDVAARAESAASLAELCVKARTLGLHADRVSIGGGLPISYVGADDWRAFLAARHDGHFHARKSFEDGDFYPYHSPVAGADALRALLAHRTGGRALAAVLRDAGVRLLLEPGRALLDRAGGTVFRVQGVKERAGYRLLTVDGSSLSLSEQWFASEYLPDPVLVPRGGAEETGGAAGPAATEGTYPSSVGAATCLESDMVTWRKIPFRRQPRVGDLLVYPNTAGYQMDSNESPFHDLPLPPKVVVDRTELPRPRWRLDRHFT, translated from the coding sequence GTGGCGGTGAGCGGGGCGGAGGTCTCCGCGGGGCTGCCCGCACTGCCGGACCCCGCCACCGACTCCGTGCTGGCCTCCGGGCTCGTCGAGGAGCTTTCCTACGCCTTCGGCGGCCCCTTCCACTTCCTGCTGCCGGACGCGTTCGACGCCAACCTGCGTGCGATGCGCGGGGCGTTGGAGGACGCGGGAGTCGCCGGGTTCGTGTACTACGCGAAGAAGGCCAACAAGGCCGCCGTGTGGGTCGAGCGGTGTGCGGCCCAGGGCGCGGGCGTCGACGTCGCCTCCCTCGGAGAGCTGCGCGAGGCGCTCGGTCACGGCGTACCCGGCGAGCACCTCGTGGTCACCGGGCCCGCCAAGGCGCACGACCTGCTGCGGCTCGCGGTGCGCCAGGGCGCGCTCATCGCCGTGGACGCGCTGGACGAACTCGACGCGCTCCTCTCCCTCGTGGCCGGCGAGGGCGCCGGCCATGTGACGCGGCCCGCCCGCGTCCTGCTGCGTGCCCTGCCCCCCGGCCAGCCGCACAGCCGCTTCGGCCTGACCGAGGCCGAGCTGGCCACGGCCATGGACCGCTGCGCGCACGCGGGCGAGACCGCCCTGCGCATGGAGGGCTTCAGCTTCCACCTCTCCGGATACGACGTCGCGGCGCGCGCGGAGTCGGCGGCCTCGCTCGCCGAACTGTGCGTCAAAGCGCGGACCTTGGGGCTGCACGCCGACCGCGTCAGCATCGGCGGAGGGCTGCCGATCAGTTACGTCGGCGCCGACGACTGGCGGGCCTTCCTCGCCGCGCGGCACGACGGGCACTTCCACGCGCGCAAGTCGTTCGAGGACGGCGACTTCTATCCGTACCACTCGCCCGTCGCGGGCGCGGACGCGCTCCGGGCGCTGCTGGCGCATCGCACCGGGGGGCGCGCGCTGGCCGCCGTGCTTCGAGACGCGGGCGTACGCCTGCTGCTCGAACCGGGCCGGGCGCTGCTCGACCGCGCGGGCGGGACGGTGTTCCGCGTGCAGGGCGTCAAGGAGCGGGCGGGCTACCGGCTGCTGACCGTGGACGGGAGCAGCCTGAGCCTGTCGGAGCAGTGGTTCGCCAGCGAGTACCTGCCCGACCCGGTGCTGGTTCCCCGCGGGGGCGCCGAAGAGACGGGCGGCGCCGCGGGCCCGGCCGCCACCGAAGGTACGTATCCCTCCAGCGTCGGCGCCGCGACCTGCCTGGAGTCGGACATGGTCACCTGGCGGAAAATCCCCTTCCGACGGCAGCCGCGCGTCGGTGACCTGCTGGTCTACCCCAACACGGCCGGCTACCAGATGGACTCCAACGAATCCCCCTTCCACGACCTGCCGCTGCCGCCCAAGGTCGTCGTCGACCGCACCGAACTGCCGCGCCCGCGCTGGCGGTTGGACCGCCACTTCACCTGA
- a CDS encoding ornithine cyclodeaminase family protein, with product MTGSTPPSPTEDRIPGSPAEPRTSGDDQHLRILSTSDLAGIDISLSDVIATVEGAYRTLYAGESDNPRKLTVKPKDGHSVSYAMLGRDGSRDVVAIKTSYKHGLDKGREEQHYYTSLTLYDDVTGLPVAMMDCSRIGSLRTPAVSALLARELAAPGARSALVVGTGTQGRLALPFLLTALPGLERLMLSGTHPEGIQAVRDELHRHFPGRELELVEDLRAAAGDADVIVATAGGHTPAAIEADWLKPGALSILVGHGLAPSTLHRADRVVATSEAQMNVTGTDMADAEGKLPAVDTEFPPVLAGVAAGRTGAEERIFAYNSGLVVTDIALGHRFAQLALEQGLGTEVAVWR from the coding sequence ATGACCGGCAGTACCCCGCCCAGCCCCACCGAGGACCGAATACCCGGCAGCCCCGCCGAGCCCCGGACATCCGGCGACGACCAGCATCTGCGGATCCTGTCGACCAGCGACCTCGCCGGCATCGACATCTCCCTCTCCGACGTGATCGCGACCGTCGAGGGCGCCTACCGCACGCTGTACGCCGGGGAGTCGGACAACCCGCGCAAGCTCACCGTGAAGCCGAAGGACGGGCACTCCGTCTCGTACGCGATGCTCGGCCGTGACGGCTCCCGCGACGTCGTCGCCATCAAGACCTCGTACAAGCACGGCCTGGACAAGGGCCGCGAGGAGCAGCACTACTACACCTCGCTCACGCTCTACGACGACGTGACCGGACTGCCGGTGGCGATGATGGACTGCTCCCGCATCGGCTCGCTGCGCACCCCGGCCGTCTCCGCGCTGCTCGCCCGCGAGCTGGCCGCGCCCGGCGCCCGCAGCGCCCTGGTCGTGGGGACCGGGACGCAGGGGCGGCTGGCGCTGCCGTTCCTGCTGACCGCGCTGCCCGGCCTGGAGCGGCTGATGCTGTCCGGCACGCACCCCGAGGGCATCCAGGCGGTACGCGACGAGCTGCACCGGCACTTCCCCGGGCGCGAGCTGGAACTGGTCGAGGACCTGCGGGCCGCAGCCGGGGACGCCGACGTCATCGTGGCCACCGCGGGCGGGCACACCCCCGCGGCGATCGAGGCGGACTGGCTGAAGCCGGGCGCCCTCTCCATCCTGGTCGGCCACGGCCTCGCCCCCTCGACCCTGCACCGGGCCGACCGCGTCGTCGCCACGAGCGAGGCGCAGATGAACGTCACCGGGACGGACATGGCAGACGCCGAGGGCAAACTGCCCGCGGTGGACACGGAGTTCCCCCCGGTGCTCGCGGGCGTCGCGGCCGGCCGCACCGGCGCCGAGGAGCGGATCTTCGCGTACAACAGCGGTCTGGTCGTCACGGACATCGCCCTGGGGCACCGCTTCGCACAGCTCGCGCTGGAGCAGGGCCTCGGGACCGAGGTGGCGGTGTGGCGGTGA
- a CDS encoding TauD/TfdA family dioxygenase encodes MSTAAAAPVRQLDPHSVGELRTAAEKILAEFGTSATSPQLLARVEESAAEFGATLRHHCRPVDTDDGLFVLRGLEVDDAQVGPTPPGWAHAGDSGAVHDIVLLLLASVMGNPIAWQGQQDGRFVHNIVPSPGHESEQTGASSAVLLSPHTEDAFHPGRAHLLMLGCMRNHDRIATTAASVRKVRLTDEDVELLSRPALPILPDDAYAEAQGYADAAPPPVPTLFAAEDGLTLRFDPAYTPLDQADGEYRAAYQRLEDELARVSVAVSLDPGEVLVVDNDLVVHGRVPFKARYDGTDRWLKRASVRVPGRRGRPLAEADEHGYGQAALEAHAA; translated from the coding sequence ATGAGCACGGCCGCAGCCGCACCCGTCCGCCAGCTCGATCCCCACTCCGTGGGCGAGCTCCGCACCGCAGCCGAGAAGATTCTCGCCGAATTCGGCACTTCCGCGACATCTCCCCAGCTTCTCGCACGAGTTGAGGAGTCGGCGGCGGAGTTCGGCGCCACCCTGCGCCACCACTGCCGCCCCGTCGACACCGACGACGGCCTCTTCGTCCTGCGCGGCCTGGAAGTCGACGACGCCCAGGTGGGGCCGACCCCGCCCGGCTGGGCCCACGCGGGCGACAGCGGAGCCGTGCACGACATCGTGCTCCTGCTGCTGGCCAGCGTGATGGGCAACCCCATCGCCTGGCAGGGCCAGCAGGACGGCAGGTTCGTGCACAACATCGTGCCCTCGCCCGGCCATGAGTCCGAGCAGACCGGCGCGAGCAGCGCGGTGCTCCTCAGCCCGCACACCGAGGACGCCTTCCACCCCGGCCGCGCGCATCTGCTGATGCTGGGCTGCATGCGCAACCACGACCGCATCGCGACCACCGCGGCCAGTGTCCGCAAGGTCCGGCTCACCGACGAGGACGTGGAGTTGCTCTCCCGGCCCGCCCTGCCGATCCTGCCCGACGACGCCTACGCCGAGGCCCAGGGCTACGCCGACGCCGCTCCCCCGCCCGTGCCCACGCTCTTCGCCGCCGAGGACGGGCTCACCCTGCGCTTCGACCCCGCGTACACGCCCCTCGACCAGGCGGACGGGGAGTACCGAGCCGCGTACCAGCGCCTGGAGGACGAACTCGCCCGCGTCTCCGTCGCGGTCAGCCTCGACCCCGGGGAGGTCCTCGTCGTCGACAACGACCTGGTCGTGCACGGCCGGGTGCCCTTCAAGGCGCGCTACGACGGGACCGACCGCTGGCTCAAGCGGGCCTCCGTGCGGGTGCCCGGGCGGCGCGGACGCCCCTTGGCCGAGGCCGACGAGCACGGTTACGGTCAGGCGGCGCTCGAAGCGCACGCCGCCTGA
- a CDS encoding ABC transporter substrate-binding protein produces MDITRRQVLWAGGALGTATLLTACSGGDDTSSKAGGGGKPRKGGTLRVGALGRASAITRDPHGTQANESDYLIIALVYDTLTAPGAKDNTAARLAASWKPSADLKTWRFKIAEGAEFHDGTPVTADDVVWSLKRLRGTPSGASRLPGIKAENIKAEGKDTVVLVSDYANAELPLLTRLSTFVLKKDTKEKDLGKAPGTGPFKLDWFRSGNARLVRNDKWHGGEVLLDAIEVKIFESPQAMSNALLAGQIDLASNVGAVAARTAEKRSDIQVVRRPDDMAMPIIMRAGDGPFADPKVREALRLAVDRKAMVKQVLSGYGTVGNDIMGTGDPAYESGIPQRARDLAKAKSLLKEADFDTSKTYKLMTTEDVPGLAESATLFASQVREAGVKVQVVKQESATFYDKTWLKADLYTTYWGTNDSVLFFASKTMESKSAQNEAAWKSKEFDAAYREAIGGKDAAARAKALKKVQQIQHDDSGYLLWGVAEGIDLAAAPVHGLPKLPGYGRVQLERAWLAR; encoded by the coding sequence GTGGACATCACCAGGCGCCAAGTGCTGTGGGCCGGCGGGGCATTGGGTACGGCGACACTGCTCACCGCGTGCTCGGGGGGCGACGACACCTCGTCCAAGGCGGGCGGCGGAGGCAAGCCCCGCAAGGGCGGCACCCTGCGCGTCGGAGCCCTCGGCCGGGCCTCGGCGATCACCCGGGACCCGCACGGCACCCAGGCCAACGAGAGCGACTACCTCATCATCGCCCTCGTGTACGACACCCTCACCGCGCCCGGCGCCAAGGACAACACCGCCGCGCGCCTCGCGGCCAGTTGGAAGCCGTCCGCCGACCTGAAGACCTGGCGCTTCAAGATCGCCGAGGGCGCCGAGTTCCACGACGGCACCCCCGTCACCGCCGACGACGTCGTCTGGTCCCTCAAGCGCCTGCGCGGCACGCCCTCCGGGGCCTCCCGGCTGCCCGGCATCAAGGCCGAGAACATCAAGGCCGAGGGCAAGGACACCGTCGTCCTCGTCTCCGACTACGCCAACGCCGAACTGCCCCTGCTCACCCGCCTGTCCACCTTCGTACTGAAGAAGGACACCAAGGAGAAGGACCTCGGCAAGGCGCCCGGCACCGGTCCCTTCAAGCTCGACTGGTTCCGCTCCGGCAACGCGCGCCTCGTCCGCAACGACAAGTGGCACGGCGGCGAGGTGCTCCTCGACGCCATCGAGGTCAAGATCTTCGAGTCCCCGCAGGCCATGTCCAACGCCCTGCTCGCCGGCCAGATCGACCTCGCCTCCAACGTCGGCGCGGTCGCCGCCCGTACCGCCGAGAAGCGCAGCGACATCCAGGTCGTGCGCCGCCCCGACGACATGGCGATGCCGATCATCATGCGCGCGGGCGACGGCCCCTTCGCCGACCCCAAGGTCCGTGAGGCGCTGCGCCTCGCCGTCGACCGCAAGGCCATGGTCAAGCAGGTCCTGTCCGGCTACGGCACCGTCGGCAACGACATCATGGGCACCGGCGACCCCGCCTACGAGTCGGGCATCCCGCAGCGCGCACGCGACCTCGCCAAGGCCAAGTCCCTCCTGAAGGAAGCGGACTTCGACACCTCCAAGACGTACAAGCTGATGACGACCGAGGACGTCCCGGGCCTCGCCGAGTCCGCGACGCTCTTCGCGAGCCAGGTCCGCGAGGCGGGCGTGAAGGTCCAGGTCGTCAAGCAGGAGTCCGCCACCTTCTACGACAAGACGTGGCTCAAGGCCGACCTGTACACCACCTACTGGGGCACCAACGACTCGGTGCTCTTCTTCGCCAGCAAGACCATGGAGTCCAAGTCCGCCCAGAACGAGGCGGCCTGGAAGAGCAAGGAGTTCGACGCCGCCTACCGCGAGGCCATCGGCGGCAAGGACGCGGCCGCGCGCGCCAAGGCCCTCAAGAAGGTCCAGCAGATCCAGCACGACGACTCCGGTTACCTCCTGTGGGGCGTCGCCGAGGGCATCGACCTCGCCGCGGCCCCTGTGCACGGCCTGCCCAAGCTGCCCGGCTACGGACGCGTCCAGCTCGAGCGGGCATGGCTGGCCCGCTGA